In Gemmatimonadaceae bacterium, the genomic stretch ATGTGTTAAGCACGCCGCCAGCGTTCGTCCTGAGCCAGGATCAAACTCTCCAAGAAGAATTCAACCAGCTCTCGCGAACCGCTCACAACTCCCATTGCTGGACCATCATGAGACGGTCCGGAATCATTTACATCAGAGTTCAATCTCTCGCGCTGCGCTCTGCACGCCGTCGCTCAAACGAGATCGCCTCGCACATCCATTGTTCTCGATTCAATTTTCAATCAGCAGTTCCGGCGTTTCGCCGGGAGTCTTGAAGGATACCCGGTCCTGCAGCTCCCGTCAAGCCCGCTCGTGAAATTTCGCCTTGCTCGCTCTCGCGACCTCGTCCGGCCCCTTTCACGAGGGGATGCGAAAGTAGGCGATTCCCACGATTTCTGCAACCCCCAGCACGCACCGCTCGACCACAGACCCGAGCCCCCTGCCGCAGCCCCCATTCCGCCGCCATCGCCCACACCACCGACGCAATTGGTTGCGCGATGCGACCTGCCCCGCGTCATGCCCACACGCGCACAAAAAAAGCGGCGGTCATCCGGGGATGACCGCCGCTGCATGCTCCGAGTAGGACTCGAACCTACAACCTACTGATTAAGAGTCAGCTGCTCTACCATTGAGCTATCGGAGCGAACGACCTGCGACTGCTGCCACATGCGCCAGGAGGGAATCGAACCCCCGACCCGCAGCTTAGAAGGCTGCCGCTCTATCCAACTGAGCTACTGGCGCTTCACGGTGCCGCACGTCAGGTGCTCGTGCGGAGCAATCAGGTCGGGGCGGCCGGATTCGAACCGGCGACCTCCTGCTCCCAAAGCAGGCGCGCTACCGGACTACGCTACGCCCCGCACGAGCCCCGAGAGTAACCAATCCGCCCATGGTCGTCAACCGGCGTGCCAGCATTCCCATCAGCACAGCTGCGCCAACACGGCCGCCACGGCACGCGCGCGGTGGCTGACCTGCGCCTTCGCCGCAGTCGACGCCTGCGCAAAGGTGCATCCGAGATCGGCACTCATGAACCACGGATCGTAGCCGAAGCCGCCGTCACCCGCGCGCTCCGGGATGATCGTGCCCGCACTCCGGCCGGTCGTGACCACCACGCGCGTACCGTCCGCGAAGGCCGCCGCACAGGCGAAGTGCGCCGCCCACGGTGGAGCCCAGCCACTGTTCCAGCACGCGTCGAGCATCGCCTCCGCATTCGCCGCGTCCTCGCCGACGCCGACCGGCACGCGCCACCCCGCATCACGCGCAAACCGCCGGCTCCGCACGCCCGGCAACCCGCCCAACGCATCGATGCAGAGGCCGGAGTCATCGGCGAGGCACGGCTGTCCGGTGCGCGCGGCGAAGTGGCGGGCCTTCGCCACGGCATTCGCCTCGAAGCTGTCGAACACCTCGATGCCCGCCTCCGCCGCCGACTCGCTCAGGCCGGCATCCGCCAGCCCGATCGCGCTGATGCCGTGCGCCGCCAGCATCGGCACGAGTTCCGCGAGCTTTCCCCGGCTGCGCGTGGCGATCACCCACGCCGTCATGCTCAGCCCCTGGGTGCGGCGAGCGCCTTGCGCTGCGCGGCATCGAGCGCGGCGATACCCGACGAGGCGAGCGCCAGCAGCGCATCGAGCTCCGCCCGATCGAAGGTCGCGTGCTCCCCGGTCCCCTGCACCTCGACGAACCGTGCCGCATCCACCATCACGACGTTCATGTCCACACCGGCGCGCACATCCTCGGGATAGTCGAGGTCGAGCACGGGGAGGCCATCCACCACACCGACGCTGACGGCCGCCACGTGGTGGATCACCGGCGACACCTCGAGACTGCCCTGCGCGACGAGCCAGCCGAAGGCATCGGTCACGGCGACGCAGGCGCCGGTGATCGCGGCGGTACGGGTGCCGCCGTCCGCGAGCAGCACGTCACAGTCGACCTTGATGGTCCGCTCACCGAAGTCGAACCCGCTCAGCATCGCACGCACGCTGCGCCCGATGAGCCGCTGGATCTCCTGCGTGCGGCCGCCGACCTGCCCGCGCTCCCGCGACGTGCGCGTCCGCGTGGCACGCGGCAGCATGGCGTATTCGGCGGTGAGCCAGCCCTGCCGGCTGCCCTTTCGCCAGCCGGGCACGCCTTCCTCGACCGTGGCCGTGCAGAGCACCCGGGTTTCGCCGAAGGTGATCAGGCACGATCCCTCTGCATACGGCGTGACGGCGCGCTCGATCGTGACGGGGCGCATCTCGTGGAGCTGCCGGTCGTACGACCGGAAGAGTTCAGGCATCGGGGGAACCGGAGCGGAGTTTGGCGATGGTGGCCGTCGTGGAGTGCCCGGGGGTGAGCGGGATGATCACGACCTCGCCACCGCGGGCGCGTGTCTCGGCGGCGCCGACGACGGTGGAGGGATCATAGTCGCCCCCCTTCACGATCACATCGGGCTCCAGCAGGCGCACGAGCTCGAGCGGGGTGTCCTCGTCGAAGACGACGACGCAGTCGACGGCGTCCAGCGCCGCCAGCACGTAGGCGCGCTCGGCCGCACTGCGCACGGGACGCTCCGGCCCCTTGAGCCGGCGCACCGATGCGTCGCTGTTGATCCCGACGACCAGCGCGTCGCCGCAGGCGCGGGCGCCGTGCAGCACGTCGATGTGGCCGGGGTGGAGCAGGTCGAAGACGCCGTTCGTGAAGACCACGCGACCCGGCTGCGCCAGCCGCCAGCGGCGGGCGTCCTGCCAGGAGCGGATGTCGTCGAGCGGCGCGCGAGGCGTCACTCGGCGCGCTCCACGCTGAAGCGGTGCGTGACCGCGCGTGGACGCACCGGGAAGCGGATCGTGTCGGTGTAGGTCGCGCGGAGGCGGATCACGCCCTCGCGGCGCTCGACTGTCACGTCGTACGCGTCATCCGGCAGCTCGCCGATGGAATCGGCGGCGGCACGCATCCGGGCGCGCAGGCCCTCGTCATCGTCAGCCTTCGCGTGGAGCAGTGTCTGCCGCAGGGCATCCTCGTACTCGTAGACGCGGATGTAGACGCGGGCCGCCGGCCAGCCGAACACCACCGCCGCAGCCAAGATGGCGACCCAGACGAGGCATCCACCAGACCCGCTGCCACGGCGCATCACCATTGAGACTGGGCTCCCTCTATGACGTCGTTGACCAGCTTCACGATCGCCAGGCGGCGGCCCTCGGCTTCGGCGCGCTCGGCGTACTCGCCCTCGGCCGCCATGCCCTTGCGTGCCCACAGGACACGCCCCGCCACCTGGTCATAGATCTCAATATCGACCGTAAGCATCAGTTTCCGGCGAGCGGCCACCGATTGCGTCCGGTCCGCAGAGAAGGCGATCGGGATGTCCGGTTCGTAACGCGTGATCGTGCCGCGGACGACGGCACTGGCCTGCGCCTCGGCGGCCTCGCGGACACCGAGGCGGGCGCGCAGCTCGCGACGGAGCCGCGACATGAACTCCTGCTGCAGCTCGGCGGAGGGCGTCTGGTTCTCGAACGGGATGATGGCGACGGAGCGCACCGTGGCCGGAAGGCCCCCGCCCGCGAAGCCGTACATGCAGCCGCCGAGGCCCGGGGCGGCGATGGCCAGCAGGCCCACGGAAAGCAGCGCGGCGAGGCGCCTATGGCCGCCAGATCGAGGCATCGAATGGTGCGACGGAGTCCACCCGCGTGATCGTGAGTGTGAGCTGCCGGCGGGTCGGCGCATGGAAGTAAACTAGCGACCCGTCGTCGCGGCGTTCGAGGCGGTCGATGACCCGGTCACCCTGCGCCCGCTCGAGGCGCGTGATGCGCCGCCCGCGCAGCGCGAGGCGCCAGCGCGGCTCAGGGCCGATATCGGCGGTGACGGCGCTGTCGCTCCAGGCGACGAGGGTGTCGCGACCGGGCGGGATGGCGAAGCGCCCCAGCGCCGCCCACAGGAACGCCGGT encodes the following:
- the rph gene encoding ribonuclease PH; protein product: MPELFRSYDRQLHEMRPVTIERAVTPYAEGSCLITFGETRVLCTATVEEGVPGWRKGSRQGWLTAEYAMLPRATRTRTSRERGQVGGRTQEIQRLIGRSVRAMLSGFDFGERTIKVDCDVLLADGGTRTAAITGACVAVTDAFGWLVAQGSLEVSPVIHHVAAVSVGVVDGLPVLDLDYPEDVRAGVDMNVVMVDAARFVEVQGTGEHATFDRAELDALLALASSGIAALDAAQRKALAAPRG
- the rfaE2 gene encoding D-glycero-beta-D-manno-heptose 1-phosphate adenylyltransferase; this encodes MTPRAPLDDIRSWQDARRWRLAQPGRVVFTNGVFDLLHPGHIDVLHGARACGDALVVGINSDASVRRLKGPERPVRSAAERAYVLAALDAVDCVVVFDEDTPLELVRLLEPDVIVKGGDYDPSTVVGAAETRARGGEVVIIPLTPGHSTTATIAKLRSGSPDA
- a CDS encoding non-canonical purine NTP pyrophosphatase — translated: MTAWVIATRSRGKLAELVPMLAAHGISAIGLADAGLSESAAEAGIEVFDSFEANAVAKARHFAARTGQPCLADDSGLCIDALGGLPGVRSRRFARDAGWRVPVGVGEDAANAEAMLDACWNSGWAPPWAAHFACAAAFADGTRVVVTTGRSAGTIIPERAGDGGFGYDPWFMSADLGCTFAQASTAAKAQVSHRARAVAAVLAQLC